In Rhodothermales bacterium, a single window of DNA contains:
- a CDS encoding GNAT family N-acetyltransferase, whose product MRWADIDAQSVLPTPFSDERFVAGLAAVFGWSVRRVDTTVGLSALLVERRTGPFREIVLPPFAPWTALALDTNPGEPLPNTGLQELCEMLRNVGIPALLSLPASWPQPLPALPGWTVRERDTAVLTTGTLETVLSGYSSSSRRTFRKHADEYVCAETSRSPSVESDVRATIDLLANAYGRHGRTLPGGSPARMADLALLMLKVGRARMYTARRQSDNGIAAGIVVLHRGSTAWYWLSGSVPGPAMSVLVGTAAADLAEQGIRNFDLMGANTPSIAEFKRRLGAERVTYAHLILPGNGMPALLAAARRTVGRFRGAS is encoded by the coding sequence ATGAGGTGGGCTGACATCGACGCACAGTCGGTGTTGCCCACTCCGTTTTCCGATGAGCGGTTTGTGGCTGGCCTGGCCGCTGTGTTCGGCTGGTCCGTCCGGCGCGTGGATACGACCGTCGGTCTCTCGGCCCTGCTGGTGGAGCGACGAACCGGTCCGTTCCGGGAAATCGTGCTTCCCCCGTTTGCCCCGTGGACGGCCCTTGCCCTTGACACTAACCCAGGCGAGCCGTTGCCAAACACCGGGCTCCAGGAACTGTGCGAAATGCTCCGGAATGTCGGCATTCCGGCCCTGTTGTCCCTGCCCGCCTCCTGGCCGCAACCGTTACCCGCCCTTCCGGGTTGGACCGTGCGCGAACGGGATACCGCCGTATTGACAACCGGAACCCTGGAAACCGTCCTTTCCGGCTATTCTTCTTCGTCCAGACGAACCTTCCGGAAGCATGCGGATGAATATGTGTGCGCGGAGACGTCCCGATCACCCTCCGTGGAGTCCGATGTCCGTGCCACCATCGACCTGTTGGCCAACGCGTATGGTCGCCATGGCCGGACCCTTCCCGGCGGATCACCGGCCCGCATGGCCGACCTGGCCCTGTTGATGCTCAAGGTTGGACGGGCGCGGATGTACACTGCGCGTCGTCAATCCGACAATGGGATAGCGGCCGGAATTGTCGTCCTTCACCGGGGTTCGACGGCCTGGTACTGGCTGAGTGGAAGTGTGCCAGGACCAGCCATGTCCGTCCTGGTGGGGACCGCTGCTGCGGACCTGGCCGAACAGGGTATCCGGAACTTCGACCTGATGGGAGCAAACACCCCATCCATCGCGGAATTCAAGCGTCGCCTTGGCGCAGAGCGGGTTACGTACGCCCATTTGATCCTTCCGGGTAACGGGATGCCTGCGCTGCTGGCTGCGGCACGACGCACTGTTGGCCGTTTCCGTGGGGCATCATGA
- a CDS encoding DUF6798 domain-containing protein produces MNRVRSAAVLLVTAMTAVWFAIRFGVDFGVSDQDEFLPYLIHLGNPDWLTSDWFVQSQLASVSVRAAFAWVLHGMTLAGLTTGQAVLALYVLSWLLLGAGIYRLTLAITDDPRAGLLAIPLVLIVTSRWNPGGNDFMYGLLVPESLAWGMVLFGASIWTTARMNRNTAVWASGLLFGLAVWIHPLVGLQSGGVVLVVLLFARFTGTLSWKMIGLWSGLWLALAIPVVWMFLPGSSPADDRASEILVHLRSPHHYLPHAFDPASLMLLLVLVGAAAWVLWSKPAVFRSAFSRQTAALVCWVLTGGLAASAVVVHLWPDGPLTVVQPFKLAVLLRGACVVLVSTGLVAMLSHRLPTIRQCAVVALLLTMLGVALVVSLTPVQQRALPFMRPDRVEFRRLAQVVETHTPANAVVVIPPGWTGFQFASHRAQYVNFKAFPFQSDAVLEWYDRLVAIGAAPEPGQAGTDWLQALSRAYVQRTAGEWQTLLARINATHAIVPESIAPPAPLVCQSGWCLLRAPAPLAP; encoded by the coding sequence ATGAACCGGGTCCGGAGTGCAGCTGTGCTGCTGGTCACCGCCATGACCGCCGTCTGGTTTGCCATCCGGTTCGGTGTTGATTTCGGCGTGTCGGATCAGGATGAATTCCTGCCCTACCTGATTCATCTGGGGAATCCCGATTGGTTGACCTCGGATTGGTTCGTTCAATCCCAGCTTGCTTCGGTTTCCGTCCGTGCGGCGTTCGCCTGGGTGCTGCACGGCATGACCCTGGCTGGGCTGACGACAGGACAGGCGGTCCTGGCCCTGTATGTCCTCTCCTGGCTCCTGCTTGGTGCGGGCATTTACCGCCTGACACTCGCCATTACCGATGACCCTCGCGCCGGTCTGCTGGCCATTCCGTTGGTCCTGATCGTGACGAGTCGGTGGAATCCGGGCGGGAATGACTTCATGTATGGGCTGCTCGTGCCGGAGTCCCTGGCCTGGGGCATGGTCCTGTTCGGGGCGAGCATCTGGACGACAGCCAGGATGAATCGAAACACGGCGGTTTGGGCCAGTGGCCTGTTGTTCGGCCTTGCCGTGTGGATCCATCCCCTGGTCGGTCTTCAGTCCGGCGGCGTCGTACTCGTCGTCCTGCTGTTCGCCCGCTTTACGGGTACGCTGTCCTGGAAGATGATTGGACTGTGGAGCGGTCTCTGGCTGGCATTGGCAATCCCCGTCGTCTGGATGTTCCTGCCGGGTTCATCTCCGGCCGATGACCGCGCATCCGAAATCCTGGTACACCTCAGATCGCCACATCACTATCTGCCGCATGCGTTTGACCCTGCCTCCCTCATGCTTCTCCTCGTACTGGTCGGCGCTGCAGCGTGGGTCCTGTGGAGCAAACCGGCCGTATTCCGGTCTGCCTTTTCACGCCAGACCGCTGCGCTTGTCTGCTGGGTGCTGACCGGTGGCCTGGCCGCATCAGCCGTGGTCGTCCACCTCTGGCCCGACGGCCCCCTGACGGTCGTGCAGCCGTTCAAACTGGCCGTGCTCCTGCGGGGCGCCTGTGTCGTACTTGTTTCGACCGGACTCGTGGCGATGCTCAGTCACCGCCTCCCCACTATTCGCCAGTGCGCCGTGGTGGCCCTGCTTCTGACCATGCTCGGGGTGGCCCTCGTGGTCAGCCTGACCCCGGTCCAGCAGCGGGCCCTGCCCTTCATGCGACCCGATCGCGTGGAATTCCGGCGTCTGGCGCAGGTGGTCGAAACACATACACCCGCCAATGCCGTCGTGGTCATTCCGCCGGGCTGGACCGGATTCCAATTTGCGTCACACCGGGCCCAGTACGTCAACTTCAAGGCGTTCCCGTTCCAGTCCGACGCCGTGCTGGAGTGGTACGATCGTCTGGTTGCCATCGGCGCCGCGCCTGAACCGGGACAAGCAGGTACGGATTGGCTGCAGGCCCTGTCACGGGCCTATGTCCAACGTACAGCCGGGGAATGGCAAACGCTCCTGGCCCGGATCAACGCTACCCATGCCATCGTTCCGGAGTCCATTGCTCCCCCTGCACCCCTTGTTTGCCAGTCCGGCTGGTGTCTCTTGCGTGCGCCTGCACCCCTCGCCCCATGA